From Bacteroidota bacterium, the proteins below share one genomic window:
- a CDS encoding phosphate ABC transporter ATP-binding protein, whose translation MNKIETRNVHLYYGDFHALKGIDIAIEANTVTALIGPSGCGKSTYLRLFNRMNDLIDNVRIEGDVLLDGRDVYKKDIGMRMDELRKRVGMVFQKPNPFPKSIFENVAYGLRVNGIGNESFIEERVETSLRQAALWEEVKDKLKKSAFELSGGQQQRLCIARALAIEPSVLLMDEPASALDPISTAKIEELIYELKSKYTIIIVTHNMQQAGRVSDKTAFFYLGELIEYDTTPTIFTNPRDKRTQDYVTGRFG comes from the coding sequence ATGAATAAGATCGAAACCCGGAACGTCCACCTCTACTACGGAGATTTCCACGCCCTGAAGGGTATTGACATCGCCATAGAAGCCAATACGGTGACGGCGCTCATCGGTCCTTCCGGCTGCGGGAAGTCCACGTATCTGCGACTCTTCAACCGAATGAATGACCTCATCGATAATGTCCGGATAGAAGGAGATGTATTGCTCGATGGGCGCGATGTTTACAAGAAGGACATCGGCATGCGGATGGATGAACTGCGTAAGCGGGTCGGTATGGTTTTCCAAAAGCCGAACCCCTTCCCGAAGTCCATCTTTGAAAATGTCGCCTACGGTTTGCGTGTCAACGGTATCGGAAACGAATCATTCATCGAAGAACGCGTGGAAACTTCTCTGCGCCAGGCGGCACTCTGGGAGGAAGTCAAGGACAAGTTGAAAAAATCCGCCTTCGAGCTCTCCGGCGGACAACAGCAGCGACTCTGTATCGCGCGTGCGCTGGCGATCGAACCTTCCGTCTTATTGATGGACGAACCTGCATCCGCGCTCGATCCGATCTCCACAGCCAAGATCGAGGAACTCATCTACGAACTCAAGAGCAAGTACACCATCATCATTGTCACCCACAACATGCAACAGGCCGGTCGTGTTTCGGATAAGACGGCCTTCTTCTATCTTGGGGAACTGATCGAATACGACACCACACCGACCATCTTTACCAATCCCCGGGACAAACGCACCCAGGATTACGTAACCGGCCGATTCGGCTGA
- the phoU gene encoding phosphate signaling complex protein PhoU: MMTHLDVELKRLKDESVELFELVISQLRKGRIALLDFDKDLAREVNFNEKRVNALELKIDKDCENIFALFNPVAIDLRFVLAVLKINSNLERIGDIADGIARYVIEADAPFHGDLLKVTRLDEMYTLAIEMLEDVRKCFNEEDTRLARGVFKKDDVLDDINGSANRVVEALIRKEAEHIAPALHIISTIRKLERTGDQVKNIAEEIIFYLEAKVLKHGSGKVIED; this comes from the coding sequence ATCATGACGCACCTGGACGTCGAACTCAAACGACTCAAAGACGAATCCGTCGAACTGTTCGAACTGGTCATTTCCCAGCTCCGAAAAGGCAGGATCGCACTGCTGGATTTCGACAAGGACCTGGCGCGCGAAGTCAATTTCAACGAAAAGCGCGTCAATGCACTGGAGTTGAAAATCGACAAGGACTGCGAGAACATCTTTGCCTTGTTCAACCCCGTTGCGATCGACCTGCGCTTTGTGCTGGCGGTGTTGAAGATCAATTCCAATCTTGAACGGATCGGAGACATCGCCGACGGCATCGCACGCTATGTGATCGAAGCCGATGCACCGTTTCACGGCGACTTACTGAAAGTGACCCGTCTGGACGAGATGTATACCCTCGCCATTGAAATGCTGGAGGATGTACGGAAATGCTTCAATGAAGAAGACACCCGGCTGGCCCGAGGTGTTTTCAAAAAGGACGATGTGCTGGACGATATCAACGGGAGCGCCAACCGTGTCGTGGAAGCCCTGATCCGCAAGGAAGCGGAACACATTGCTCCCGCCCTTCACATCATCTCCACCATCCGCAAGCTCGAACGTACGGGGGACCAGGTCAAGAACATTGCTGAGGAGATCATCTTCTACCTCGAAGCCAAGGTGCTGAAACACGGCAGCGGTAAGGTAATCGAAGACTGA